The Clostridiaceae bacterium HFYG-1003 genome includes a window with the following:
- a CDS encoding BMP family ABC transporter substrate-binding protein, with protein sequence MKKVFASLLTLAMVSSLAACGPATPTTTPAGTTTPSVTTPATTPGTTPATTPTTTTAEKPNIKIGFIALHDTNSGYDAAHLEGVTNAAKELGVDPATQIIFKYNIPEDEKAYDTAVDLAEQGCTIIFSNSYGHQMHMQRAATEYPEITFVAATGDLAAPSKLTNLKNIFPYTYESRYVSGVVAGKKLKELMDEGKVKDPYVGYVGAFPYAEVVSGYTAFLLGIQSIVPEAHMDVQYTNSWYDPVAEGEAANALMARGAVIIGQHADSTGAPSAIQAALASGKVAYSVGYNIDMRSVAPDAALTSAQNNWAVLYKATLDKFIKGEEVPVDFATGSKDGAVMISELGNKVAAGTKEAVDAAWAGLKDGSLKIFDTSKYTVKKDFDKTKAAGKTPTYEIDADGHVTKCFALDSNGDFVNDTGEAIVDGAFIESTLRSAPYFSLRIDSITELNNN encoded by the coding sequence ATGAAGAAGGTTTTTGCATCACTTCTCACACTGGCTATGGTCTCGAGTCTGGCTGCCTGCGGACCGGCCACTCCGACAACGACTCCCGCGGGTACTACAACCCCGAGCGTTACCACTCCTGCTACCACGCCCGGAACTACTCCGGCAACGACCCCAACCACCACAACGGCAGAAAAGCCAAACATCAAGATCGGCTTTATTGCACTGCATGACACGAACTCCGGTTATGACGCAGCTCATCTGGAAGGCGTAACCAACGCCGCCAAGGAATTGGGCGTTGATCCGGCCACTCAGATTATTTTCAAATACAATATTCCGGAAGATGAAAAAGCTTATGACACGGCAGTGGACCTGGCTGAACAGGGCTGTACCATCATATTCTCCAACTCTTACGGTCATCAGATGCACATGCAGCGTGCTGCCACTGAGTATCCGGAAATCACCTTTGTCGCAGCGACAGGCGATCTGGCTGCTCCATCCAAACTGACCAACCTGAAGAATATTTTCCCATATACGTATGAATCCCGCTATGTTTCCGGCGTTGTTGCCGGCAAGAAGCTGAAGGAACTCATGGACGAAGGAAAAGTCAAAGATCCGTATGTCGGTTATGTCGGGGCATTCCCCTATGCGGAAGTGGTCAGCGGCTACACCGCGTTCCTTCTGGGAATCCAGTCCATCGTTCCCGAAGCTCATATGGATGTTCAGTACACCAATTCCTGGTATGATCCAGTCGCTGAAGGCGAAGCCGCCAATGCTCTGATGGCCAGAGGCGCCGTCATCATCGGTCAGCACGCGGACTCCACCGGAGCTCCCTCGGCGATTCAGGCAGCCCTGGCTTCCGGAAAAGTCGCTTATTCCGTTGGTTACAACATCGACATGCGTTCAGTCGCACCGGACGCGGCTCTGACTTCCGCTCAGAACAACTGGGCCGTATTGTACAAAGCCACCCTGGACAAGTTCATCAAGGGCGAAGAAGTCCCGGTTGACTTTGCCACTGGATCCAAAGACGGCGCCGTCATGATTTCCGAACTCGGAAACAAAGTCGCTGCAGGCACCAAGGAAGCGGTTGACGCAGCCTGGGCCGGACTTAAGGATGGTTCCCTCAAGATCTTCGACACCTCGAAGTACACCGTGAAGAAAGATTTCGACAAGACCAAGGCAGCCGGCAAGACCCCGACCTATGAAATTGATGCCGACGGACACGTTACCAAGTGTTTTGCCCTGGACAGCAACGGTGATTTCGTGAATGACACGGGAGAAGCCATCGTGGACGGAGCGTTTATCGAATCGACCCTGCGGTCGGCACCTTACTTCTCGCTTCGCATTGATTCCATCACGGAGCTCAACAACAACTAG
- a CDS encoding sodium:alanine symporter family protein has protein sequence MEQLVNFITQASDMMWSSVLLIILVSVGIIYSVYLGFPQVRHFGEAFKNTFGGLFKKKESAEEGSMSSFQALATAVAAQVGTGNVAGVATAIMSGGPGAIFWMWVSGFLGMATIFGEAVLAQKYREVRDGNYVGGPAFYISKGLKSKPLAAFFSVALIIALGFVGNLVQSNSISASVTAATGLNPLIIGLILGVAAALVFMGGMKRIATFAEMVVPFMAVLYILGTVAVMILFADQVIPAFQSIFVGAFNPQSVMGGALGVTVREAVRFGVARGLFSNEAGMGSTPHAHAVADVKHPAQQGLVAIVGVVIDTIVVCTSTAMVILVTGAHKMGLAGPLVTQQAFTTAFGGFGTSFLAICLTFFAFTTIIGWYYFGESNIRYLFGKKGLLPYRILVVVFIILGSALTQKVDFVWTLADFFNDIMVFPNLVALLFLAPQVKKILTHYRSGQEYHAEDFK, from the coding sequence ATGGAACAACTAGTAAACTTTATCACCCAAGCCAGTGATATGATGTGGTCCAGCGTACTGCTCATCATCCTGGTCTCCGTCGGAATCATTTATTCGGTTTATTTGGGATTCCCCCAGGTCCGTCATTTCGGAGAAGCGTTCAAGAACACCTTCGGCGGTCTTTTCAAAAAGAAAGAATCCGCTGAAGAAGGATCCATGTCATCCTTCCAGGCGCTGGCCACTGCGGTAGCGGCTCAGGTCGGCACCGGAAATGTCGCCGGTGTGGCAACCGCCATCATGTCCGGCGGTCCGGGAGCAATCTTCTGGATGTGGGTTTCCGGATTCCTCGGTATGGCCACCATCTTCGGGGAAGCCGTCCTGGCTCAGAAGTACCGCGAAGTGCGTGATGGCAACTATGTCGGAGGTCCTGCCTTCTACATCAGCAAGGGACTCAAGTCAAAGCCCCTGGCAGCCTTCTTCTCCGTTGCCCTGATCATTGCCCTGGGCTTTGTCGGCAACCTGGTTCAGTCCAACTCTATCTCCGCCTCGGTTACCGCCGCCACCGGTCTGAATCCCCTGATCATTGGACTCATCCTTGGCGTTGCCGCTGCTCTGGTCTTCATGGGCGGCATGAAGCGGATCGCCACCTTTGCTGAAATGGTCGTGCCCTTTATGGCCGTCCTTTACATTCTGGGAACCGTCGCTGTCATGATCCTGTTTGCGGATCAGGTCATTCCGGCCTTCCAGTCCATTTTCGTCGGTGCCTTCAATCCGCAGTCGGTCATGGGCGGAGCGCTCGGTGTAACCGTGCGTGAAGCTGTCCGGTTCGGTGTTGCCCGCGGCCTCTTCTCCAATGAAGCCGGTATGGGTTCCACCCCGCACGCTCATGCGGTTGCTGATGTCAAACATCCGGCCCAGCAGGGACTCGTTGCCATCGTCGGTGTCGTTATCGATACCATCGTCGTCTGCACCAGCACCGCCATGGTGATCCTGGTCACCGGCGCCCATAAGATGGGTCTGGCCGGCCCCCTGGTTACTCAGCAGGCCTTTACTACCGCCTTTGGCGGCTTCGGCACCAGTTTCCTCGCCATCTGCCTCACCTTCTTCGCCTTCACCACCATCATTGGCTGGTATTACTTCGGTGAGTCCAACATTCGCTATCTGTTCGGCAAGAAGGGGCTCCTGCCTTACCGCATTCTGGTCGTTGTCTTTATCATTCTGGGATCCGCTTTGACCCAGAAAGTCGACTTCGTCTGGACCCTGGCCGACTTCTTCAACGACATCATGGTATTCCCGAACCTTGTCGCTCTTCTGTTCCTGGCCCCCCAGGTCAAGAAGATCCTCACGCACTACCGCTCCGGTCAGGAGTACCATGCCGAGGACTTCAAGTAA
- a CDS encoding helix-turn-helix domain-containing protein codes for MNLNEKLLYCRKKAGLSQEALAEQIGVSRQAVSKWETGEAMPELTKLKSLADAFDVSADWLLSDEPTEPSDPDPVQIPTLTASQPQWVDALPGMIKGMIRSYGWLAGVHLAVSGASITGLSALALYITGKMLSNPFGSFDDNFPGVSLEPAGGMFSDFASNNPVTIMSKVLLGFGIILMIGGVLLAFFLKKWGEKQEADSGAVN; via the coding sequence ATGAATTTGAATGAAAAGCTGCTATATTGCAGGAAAAAAGCGGGACTGTCTCAGGAGGCACTGGCGGAACAGATTGGGGTATCGCGCCAGGCGGTCAGCAAGTGGGAAACCGGCGAAGCCATGCCGGAACTGACCAAATTGAAAAGTCTGGCGGATGCCTTCGACGTCTCGGCCGACTGGCTGCTTTCGGATGAGCCGACTGAACCGAGTGACCCTGATCCGGTCCAAATTCCGACCCTGACCGCATCCCAACCGCAATGGGTCGATGCGCTCCCTGGCATGATCAAGGGAATGATCCGATCCTATGGCTGGCTGGCAGGTGTCCATCTGGCGGTGAGCGGGGCTTCCATCACTGGACTCAGCGCCCTGGCACTCTACATAACCGGTAAAATGCTGAGCAATCCCTTCGGGTCATTTGACGATAACTTCCCCGGCGTTTCCCTGGAACCGGCCGGCGGCATGTTCTCAGACTTTGCCAGCAACAATCCGGTCACCATCATGAGCAAGGTTCTTCTCGGCTTCGGGATCATTCTGATGATCGGCGGCGTGCTCCTGGCCTTCTTCCTGAAGAAATGGGGAGAAAAACAGGAAGCGGATTCCGGAGCTGTCAACTGA
- a CDS encoding ABC transporter permease produces the protein MTTRKEPLLRIAKRDSIAAPKAYTIRIAAVLLALAVSGLFIFAVTRLDPVKVFEAMFNGAFGTNRRSWVTIRDAMMLLCIGVGLAPAFKMRFWNIGAEGQILVGAIVTAGLMRALGGDLSTPLLLVVMACLSLLVGALWGVIPATFKALWNTNETLFTLMMNYVAIQLTSYAVALWENPVGSNTVGVINQQTKDGWFPAVFGQVYGLNVLIVAALAIGMYLYLKYSKQGYEISVVGDSVNTARYAGINVKKVTIRTMAISGAICGLAGFIAVAGASHSISAATAGGRGFTAIIVAWLSKFNSFVMVLISFLLVFLEKGSVQIASQFNLNDYASSIITGIILFFILGSEFFINYRLILRTGKEA, from the coding sequence ATGACAACAAGAAAAGAACCTCTCCTTCGTATCGCGAAGCGGGACAGCATCGCCGCTCCGAAAGCCTACACGATCCGGATTGCCGCCGTGCTGCTGGCACTGGCCGTCAGCGGACTGTTCATCTTCGCTGTTACCAGACTGGATCCGGTCAAGGTGTTCGAGGCCATGTTCAATGGCGCCTTTGGCACCAACCGGCGCAGCTGGGTCACCATCCGTGACGCCATGATGCTTCTTTGCATCGGCGTCGGACTGGCCCCCGCCTTCAAAATGAGATTCTGGAACATCGGCGCCGAGGGTCAGATCCTGGTAGGAGCCATTGTGACAGCCGGTCTGATGCGAGCTCTGGGCGGAGACCTGTCCACCCCGCTTCTCCTGGTCGTCATGGCCTGCCTGAGCCTTCTGGTGGGAGCACTCTGGGGCGTCATCCCCGCCACGTTCAAGGCGCTTTGGAACACCAATGAGACCCTGTTCACCCTGATGATGAACTACGTCGCGATCCAGCTGACAAGCTACGCGGTCGCCCTCTGGGAGAACCCGGTTGGCTCCAATACCGTCGGCGTCATCAATCAGCAGACCAAGGACGGCTGGTTCCCGGCAGTCTTCGGGCAGGTCTACGGCCTGAATGTCCTGATTGTCGCAGCCCTGGCGATTGGCATGTATCTGTATCTGAAGTACTCCAAGCAAGGCTATGAGATCTCCGTCGTCGGAGATTCCGTGAATACAGCGCGCTATGCCGGCATCAATGTCAAAAAAGTCACGATCCGGACCATGGCAATTTCCGGAGCAATCTGCGGCCTGGCCGGCTTCATCGCCGTTGCCGGCGCCAGCCACTCCATCTCCGCCGCCACCGCCGGCGGCCGCGGCTTCACCGCCATCATTGTCGCCTGGCTGTCCAAATTCAACAGCTTCGTGATGGTACTGATCTCCTTCCTCCTGGTGTTCCTGGAGAAGGGCTCCGTCCAGATCGCTTCTCAGTTCAATCTGAATGACTACGCGTCCAGCATCATTACCGGGATCATCCTGTTCTTCATCCTGGGCAGCGAGTTCTTTATCAACTACCGACTGATCCTGAGAACAGGGAAGGAGGCCTAG
- a CDS encoding 2-isopropylmalate synthase, giving the protein MAKRIYFFDTTLRDGEQSPGCSMNKREKLLLARQLEKMGVDVIEAGFAAASPGDFESVKLIADEIRTSTVCVLARTVKDDIDKAWAAVQGAARPRIHTFIATSPIHMEYKLKMSPEQVLERAEAMVGYAASLCPEVEFSAEDATRSDVDFLALVFDRVIAAGAKIINIPDTVGYTTPDEFYHFIQALREKSRLLDTVRISVHCHDDLGLGVANSIAAISAGAAQVECTVSGIGERAGNAALEEIAMILKLRSDLLDTEIGIVTEEITRTSSLLSSITGVHVQPNKAIVGANAFAHESGIHQHGVLANRATYEIMTPESVGLAKNNMVLGKHSGRHAFRNKARELGYDLSPDELNAVFEEFKELADRKKEIFDRDIETLLTQGMQDHHDYYKLKRFVVNSGNTITTTASVVVAAGGVEREGISFAQGPIDATFRAIEQVIDVDVALEDFSLQSVTEGTDALGYATVTLRHGDRHFIGRDASINVVQASIGAWLNAMNKVMHAIETDKGE; this is encoded by the coding sequence ATGGCAAAACGAATCTACTTTTTTGACACGACACTTCGTGATGGGGAGCAGTCACCTGGCTGCAGCATGAACAAACGGGAAAAACTCCTGCTGGCCCGCCAGCTGGAGAAAATGGGGGTAGACGTCATTGAGGCCGGTTTTGCCGCTGCCTCGCCCGGAGACTTCGAATCGGTGAAACTGATTGCGGATGAGATCAGGACCTCCACGGTCTGCGTTCTGGCCCGGACGGTGAAGGATGACATCGACAAAGCCTGGGCAGCCGTCCAGGGTGCGGCCCGGCCGAGGATCCATACCTTCATCGCCACATCGCCGATCCATATGGAGTACAAGCTTAAGATGTCCCCGGAGCAGGTGCTGGAACGGGCTGAGGCCATGGTTGGTTATGCCGCTTCGCTTTGCCCGGAGGTGGAGTTCTCTGCCGAGGATGCCACCCGGAGCGATGTGGATTTTCTGGCTCTGGTCTTTGACCGGGTCATTGCTGCCGGCGCTAAAATCATCAACATTCCCGACACCGTCGGCTATACGACACCGGACGAGTTCTATCACTTCATCCAAGCCCTTCGGGAGAAGTCCCGTCTCCTTGACACCGTCCGGATCTCCGTGCACTGCCACGATGACCTGGGACTGGGCGTCGCCAACAGCATCGCTGCCATCAGCGCCGGCGCTGCCCAGGTGGAATGCACAGTGAGCGGCATTGGCGAGCGGGCAGGCAACGCCGCCCTGGAAGAGATTGCCATGATCCTCAAGCTGCGCAGTGATCTCCTTGACACCGAGATCGGCATCGTCACCGAGGAGATCACCCGTACCAGCAGCCTGCTCTCCAGCATCACCGGCGTTCATGTCCAGCCCAACAAAGCCATCGTCGGCGCCAACGCCTTCGCCCATGAGTCCGGCATCCATCAGCACGGCGTCCTGGCCAACCGGGCGACCTATGAGATCATGACCCCGGAGTCTGTGGGTCTGGCGAAAAACAACATGGTGCTGGGCAAGCATTCCGGCCGGCACGCCTTCCGCAACAAAGCCCGGGAACTGGGTTACGATCTGTCTCCGGATGAACTCAATGCCGTCTTTGAGGAATTCAAGGAACTGGCCGACCGCAAGAAAGAAATCTTCGACCGGGACATCGAGACCCTGCTCACCCAGGGAATGCAGGACCACCACGATTACTATAAGCTCAAGCGTTTCGTTGTCAACAGCGGCAACACCATCACCACCACTGCCTCGGTCGTCGTCGCCGCTGGGGGAGTCGAGCGGGAAGGCATCTCTTTCGCCCAGGGACCCATTGACGCGACCTTTCGTGCCATCGAGCAGGTCATCGATGTGGACGTTGCCCTGGAGGATTTTTCCCTTCAGTCCGTCACGGAAGGAACGGATGCCCTGGGTTACGCCACGGTGACCCTGCGCCACGGCGACCGTCATTTTATCGGCCGGGACGCCAGCATCAATGTGGTCCAGGCTTCCATCGGCGCCTGGCTCAATGCCATGAACAAAGTAATGCACGCGATCGAAACAGACAAGGGAGAATAA
- a CDS encoding ABC transporter ATP-binding protein gives MEQTSAVLMKNITKRFGPVNANDGITLEIKKGEILSLLGENGSGKTTLMNMLAGIYFPDEGHIEVDGKPVTISSPKDAFTCGIGMIHQHFKLVDVFTAAENIVLGLEDEGKLDLKKAAAKITAICDKYGFNIDPNKKIYDMSVSEKQTVEIVKVLYRGAQILILDEPSAVLTPQETDRLFDVMRNMKADGKAMVIITHKLNEVMDVSDRVAVLRKGKFIGDVATSQTNPQQLTEMMVGHAVALNIDRPLPVDPVPRLKVQNLTIYDAMGVKRLDNVSFTAMGGEILGIAGIAGSGQRELLEAIAGLQPISPGAHIRYTPIDGTPVNLVGKTPLQIKKAGISLAFVPEDRLGMGLVGSMGMTGNMLLRTYRKGHIGFTDRKAPKKLAEDVMQQLEVVTPGINTPVRRLSGGNVQKVLVGREIAQMPSVLMTAYAVRGLDINTSYTIYNLLTEQKMKGVAVIYVGEDLDVLLELSDRIMVLCGGQVSGIVDGRTTTKEEVGLLMTRFEKEAVQE, from the coding sequence TTGGAACAAACCAGTGCAGTCCTGATGAAAAATATTACCAAGCGGTTTGGGCCGGTGAACGCCAACGACGGCATAACCCTGGAAATCAAGAAAGGGGAGATCCTGTCACTGCTGGGCGAAAATGGCAGCGGCAAGACCACCCTCATGAATATGCTGGCGGGAATCTATTTCCCGGATGAGGGCCATATCGAAGTAGACGGCAAACCCGTGACCATTTCTTCGCCCAAGGATGCCTTCACCTGCGGCATCGGCATGATTCACCAGCATTTCAAGCTGGTGGATGTATTTACCGCCGCTGAGAACATCGTGCTGGGGTTGGAAGATGAAGGGAAGCTGGACCTGAAGAAAGCAGCCGCCAAAATTACGGCGATCTGTGATAAATATGGGTTCAACATCGATCCCAATAAAAAAATCTATGATATGTCCGTTTCGGAAAAACAGACGGTGGAAATCGTCAAGGTTCTCTACCGCGGGGCGCAGATCCTGATCCTGGATGAACCATCCGCCGTTCTGACCCCGCAGGAAACGGACCGGCTGTTCGATGTCATGCGCAACATGAAAGCCGACGGCAAGGCCATGGTCATCATTACCCATAAGCTGAACGAAGTAATGGATGTGTCAGACCGGGTAGCCGTTCTGCGCAAAGGCAAATTTATTGGAGACGTCGCCACCAGCCAGACCAATCCGCAGCAGCTCACCGAAATGATGGTGGGTCATGCGGTTGCCCTGAATATCGACCGGCCGCTGCCGGTGGATCCCGTTCCGCGGCTCAAGGTCCAGAATCTGACCATTTATGACGCCATGGGCGTCAAGCGCCTGGACAATGTCAGCTTCACCGCCATGGGCGGAGAGATTCTTGGCATTGCCGGCATTGCCGGTTCGGGCCAGCGGGAACTGCTGGAGGCCATTGCGGGCCTTCAGCCCATCAGCCCGGGCGCCCACATCCGGTATACGCCCATTGACGGAACCCCCGTCAATCTGGTGGGGAAGACACCGCTTCAGATCAAGAAAGCCGGAATTTCCCTGGCCTTTGTGCCGGAGGATCGTCTGGGCATGGGTCTGGTCGGATCCATGGGCATGACCGGCAATATGCTTTTGCGCACGTACCGCAAGGGACACATCGGATTCACTGACCGCAAAGCACCCAAGAAACTGGCGGAAGACGTCATGCAGCAGCTGGAAGTCGTAACCCCCGGCATCAATACGCCGGTGCGGCGCCTGTCCGGCGGCAATGTCCAGAAGGTTCTGGTCGGGCGGGAAATCGCCCAGATGCCGTCGGTTCTGATGACGGCCTATGCCGTTCGCGGCCTGGATATCAACACCTCCTATACGATCTACAACCTGCTGACCGAGCAGAAAATGAAAGGCGTCGCCGTCATCTATGTCGGAGAAGACCTGGATGTTCTGCTGGAACTTTCCGACCGGATTATGGTTCTGTGCGGCGGCCAGGTCAGCGGAATCGTGGACGGACGGACCACCACCAAGGAAGAAGTGGGATTGTTAATGACACGCTTTGAGAAGGAGGCTGTACAGGAATGA
- a CDS encoding ABC transporter permease: MSSAQLIQLLLSAISFGTVIMYGAIGEILTEKSGNLNLGVPGIMYLGGIGGLAASFFYELNNPAPNALICLIISFAAAFLTAALGGLIYSFLTISLRANQNVTGLTLTIFGGGVANFFGGDLSRMAGGVGQISVPVTSGIYRANIADATNLGVIGSLFLSHGFMVYLAIILAILMSLFLNRTRKGLNLRSVGENPATADAAGINVTRYKYLATCMGAGISGLGGLYYTMDYIKGTWANDGTIESLGWLAVALVIFATWRSLNSIWGSYLFGLLFWVYLVIPNLGRRDIELYKMLPYLVTIAVLIFTSLRKRRENQPPASLGLPYFREER, translated from the coding sequence ATGTCAAGCGCACAACTGATCCAGCTGCTGCTGTCAGCCATTTCGTTCGGAACCGTCATCATGTATGGCGCCATCGGAGAAATCCTGACGGAAAAATCGGGCAATCTGAACCTGGGTGTCCCCGGCATCATGTACCTGGGCGGCATCGGCGGACTGGCCGCATCTTTCTTCTACGAACTGAACAATCCCGCGCCCAATGCCCTGATCTGTCTCATCATCAGTTTTGCGGCGGCCTTCCTGACCGCTGCCCTGGGGGGACTCATCTACAGTTTCCTCACCATCAGCCTGAGGGCCAATCAGAACGTCACCGGTCTGACCCTGACCATCTTTGGCGGCGGAGTCGCCAACTTCTTCGGCGGCGACCTGAGCCGGATGGCCGGCGGAGTCGGACAGATCTCCGTACCGGTCACCAGCGGTATCTACCGGGCCAATATCGCCGATGCCACCAATCTTGGGGTGATCGGTTCCCTGTTCCTGAGTCATGGCTTTATGGTCTATCTGGCCATCATCCTGGCCATTCTGATGAGTCTGTTCCTGAACCGGACCAGAAAAGGCCTCAATCTGCGGTCCGTTGGTGAGAACCCGGCTACGGCAGACGCGGCCGGCATCAATGTCACCCGCTACAAATACCTGGCTACCTGCATGGGCGCTGGAATCTCCGGTCTGGGCGGTCTCTACTACACCATGGATTACATCAAGGGCACCTGGGCCAATGACGGAACCATCGAGTCCCTGGGCTGGCTGGCCGTTGCGCTGGTTATCTTCGCGACCTGGCGCTCCCTCAACAGCATCTGGGGATCCTACCTCTTCGGCCTGCTCTTCTGGGTTTATCTGGTCATCCCGAATCTGGGCCGCCGCGACATTGAACTCTATAAAATGCTGCCCTACCTGGTCACCATCGCCGTCCTGATTTTCACCTCGCTGCGCAAGCGCCGGGAGAATCAACCTCCGGCCAGTCTGGGTCTGCCGTACTTCCGCGAGGAGCGTTAG
- a CDS encoding DMT family transporter, with protein MKRKIPGEIILLLTAIIWGYGFVAVANSLDSLTPLQLLFLRFSIASLILAGVFHKRVPQLKKRTIHRGIILGTLFFIGFVLQTFGMKYTTPSKNAFLTGVNVIIVPIIAYFLYKRKLARQEVFGAVLSIIGIGLLTLRTDGQVNIGDLLTLGCAVAFAFHIFYTTLYMEKEHPADIAIIQTVTCMVLSGLAAAAEGTPFAPFNQSGLVSVLYLAVFSTSLTTLLQAYGQKYTSETRSAILLSTESLWGTLFSFLFLNETMTVRLIAGGLIIFSAILLAEIKPAKKPEPVQGNHA; from the coding sequence GTGAAACGAAAGATCCCGGGGGAGATCATTCTGCTTTTGACCGCCATCATCTGGGGCTACGGTTTCGTCGCCGTGGCAAATTCCCTGGACAGCCTGACGCCCCTGCAGCTCCTGTTCCTGCGATTTTCCATCGCATCGCTGATTCTGGCGGGCGTTTTTCACAAGCGAGTGCCTCAGTTAAAAAAACGAACCATCCACCGGGGAATCATCCTGGGTACATTGTTCTTTATCGGATTCGTGCTGCAGACCTTCGGCATGAAATACACCACGCCATCCAAAAACGCCTTCCTGACCGGCGTCAACGTCATCATTGTTCCCATCATCGCATACTTTCTGTACAAGCGGAAACTGGCCAGACAGGAAGTATTCGGAGCAGTGCTGTCCATCATCGGCATCGGGCTTCTGACTCTGCGGACCGATGGCCAGGTAAACATCGGTGACCTTCTGACCCTTGGGTGTGCCGTGGCTTTTGCCTTCCACATTTTCTACACCACTCTCTATATGGAAAAAGAACATCCGGCGGATATCGCCATTATCCAGACCGTCACCTGCATGGTCCTGTCCGGGCTGGCTGCCGCCGCAGAAGGAACCCCCTTCGCCCCGTTCAACCAATCCGGACTGGTCTCCGTCCTCTACCTGGCCGTTTTTTCCACCAGCCTGACCACTCTGCTGCAGGCCTACGGACAGAAATACACCAGTGAAACGCGCTCTGCGATCCTGCTTTCCACCGAATCCCTTTGGGGAACCCTGTTCTCCTTCCTGTTCCTTAATGAAACCATGACCGTACGGCTCATCGCCGGCGGACTCATTATCTTTTCCGCGATCCTGCTGGCAGAAATCAAGCCGGCGAAAAAGCCCGAACCCGTCCAGGGAAACCATGCCTGA
- a CDS encoding phage holin family protein: MKLLQSWLLTTLAILGASQLMPQSFHVDSAATAAVAALVLGILNVTIKPILHILSFPITLLTLGLFSFVINGIIISLLARLMSGMEVSGFLSALLVAIVISVIQSILHSFTKSKR, translated from the coding sequence ATGAAACTGTTACAATCCTGGCTTTTGACCACGCTCGCGATCCTGGGAGCTTCCCAACTGATGCCCCAAAGCTTCCATGTCGATTCGGCAGCCACCGCGGCTGTTGCCGCCCTGGTCCTGGGAATCCTGAATGTGACCATCAAGCCGATTCTGCACATCCTGTCATTTCCCATTACGCTCCTAACCCTCGGCCTGTTTTCCTTTGTGATTAATGGCATCATTATCAGCCTGCTGGCCCGGCTCATGTCCGGAATGGAAGTTTCCGGCTTCCTGTCCGCCCTGCTGGTCGCCATCGTCATTTCAGTCATCCAATCGATCCTTCATTCCTTTACCAAGTCCAAGCGCTGA